In the Mytilus galloprovincialis chromosome 10, xbMytGall1.hap1.1, whole genome shotgun sequence genome, one interval contains:
- the LOC143049285 gene encoding large ribosomal subunit protein uL23m-like translates to MASKLAKFGKFHSRIPLWKQKVPNYPLYQQGGPQNRILLCYFWMKLIKPHREVPKNQVHFEVHPQMSKHDIKQYLEKIYNVPVLKVAVNNEDGKPGVYKQKPYEEPKKKAYVTLAGGQTFEYPDVSSIMSQYEKDKDEFETTDRAFLRQQQKNWDRLSIPPWFRR, encoded by the exons ATGGCATCAAAACTAGCAAAATTTGGCAAATTTCATTCAAGAAT CCCATTGTGGAAACAGAAAGTACCCAACTATCCATTGTATCAGCAAGGTGGACCACAGAATCGTATATTATTATGTTACTTTTGGATGAAATTGATCAAACCACACAGAGAAGTTCCCAAAAATCAAGTTCATTTTGAGGTTCACCCGCA AATGAGCAAGCATGATATAAAGCAGTATTTAGAGAAAATATATAATGTTCCTGTGTTAAAGGTTGCTGTAAATAATGAAGACG GCAAACCTGGAGTATACAAACAAAAGCCATATGAAGAACCTAAGAAAAAGGCATATGTAACATTG GCAGGTGGGCAGACGTTTGAATACCCTGATGTGTCATCTATAATGAGTCAGTATGAAAAAGACAAAGACGAATTTGAAACAACAGATAGAGCCTTCCTAAGACAGCAACAGAAAAACTGGGATAGACTTAGTATACCACCATGGTTTAGAagataa